Proteins encoded by one window of Lathyrus oleraceus cultivar Zhongwan6 chromosome 1, CAAS_Psat_ZW6_1.0, whole genome shotgun sequence:
- the LOC127098435 gene encoding uncharacterized protein LOC127098435: MLLVLRSLGVVFRVQFIEKYFSEDVHRNKEIEFLELKQGNMVVAEYAAKLEELVKFCPHYNGAAVEVSKFIKFENGLRPEIKQGISYQKIRRFPTIVNKCRIYDEDYMACTTHYNSVSERKGNNQFRGKPYSALTDKGKQRTIDDKKPSGGVTLASVKCFRCGESGHRANECKNYVLRCFKCGKTGYRVVYSKSDGPIFYNCGEIGHISINCQKPKKAQSGGKVFSLSEIETTSADCLIRGTCFINVIPFIAIIDTCVTHSFVSLDCAEKLGLKLSSTNESMIIDTPTIGLVLTLWVCLNYPLTIYGKSFGMDLVCLCLRNLDVILGMNRLELNHVYINYVTKTMSFPEFDTSDELFV; encoded by the coding sequence ATGTTGTTGGTGCTAAGGTCACTTGGGGTTGTGTTCAGGGTGCAATTCATTGAGAAATACTTTTCTGAAGATGTGCATAGAAATAAAGAGATTGAATTTCTTGAGCTTAAGCAAGGAAACATGGTGGTTGCTGAGTATGCTGCCAAGCTTGAGGAACTAGTGAAGTTTTGTCCTCATTACAATGGTGCAGCTGTGGAGGTATCCAAATTCATTAAGTTTGAGAATGGACTACGACCTGAGATTAAGCAGGGTATTAGCTACCAGaagattcgtaggtttcctactATAGTGAACAAGTGTAGGATTTATGATGAAGACTACATGGCTTGTACCACTCACTATAATAGTGTTAGTGAGAGGAAGGGAAATAATCAGTTTAGAGGAAAACCCTACAGTGCTCTAACTGATAAAGGGAAGCAGAGGACTATTGATGATAAAAAACCAAGTGGAGGAGTGACTCTCGCTTCTGTCAAGTGTTTCAGGTGTGGCGAGTCGGGCCACCGTGCTAATGAGTGCAAGAATTATGTTTTGAGGTGCTTTAAGTGTGGTAAGACAGGTTATCGTGTTGTGTATAGTAAGAGTGATGGGCCAATTTTTTATAACTGCGGCGAGATAGGTCATATAAGTATCAAttgtcagaagccaaagaaagCACAATCGGGAGGGAAAGTTTTTTCCTTGTCTGAGATAGAGACTACTAGTGCCGATTGTTTGATTCGAGGTACGTGTTTTATAAATGTTATTCCTTTTATTGCTATTATTGACACGTGTGTGACACATTCATTTGTTTCGCTTGATTGTGCTGAGAAGTTGGGTTTGAAATTATCCTCTACGAATGAGAGCATGATTATTGATACCCCGACTATAGGTCTGGTACTCACTTTGTGGGTTTGTTTGAATTATCCGCTTACTATATATGGTAAGAGTTTTGGTATGGATTTAGTGTGTCTATGTTTAAGGaatctcgatgttatccttggAATGAACCGGTTGGAGTTAAATCATGTTTATATCAATTATGTTACCAAGACAATGTCATTTCCTGAGTTTGATACTAGTGATGAGTTGTTCGTGTAA